The Pirellulales bacterium genome includes a window with the following:
- a CDS encoding cyanophycinase, which yields MMVHAGLACLIALATASAEPGTSPIVRENVFGLPDSAPNAGHLMLVGGGQLPDNIVAEFIRLAGGRDARLVVIPSAGTWPSAEHARETFKRRWQRFEVAELAVLHTDDPVLADSPEFTRPLERATGVWLAGGDQGRLVDRYRARRVETLLRELHQRGGIIAGTSAGASAMSSVMIRYGTRQQAVVDRGLGLVDRVVVDQHFSQRARLPRLTGVLDNHPEQLGLGVDEETAVVMRANRLRVLGTGQVTVCFPKPDSSERREVHRLQPDDEAEVSLLADAPPRWTVRFAHRSEEVEARNGMD from the coding sequence CGGGCCTGGCCTGCCTGATCGCCCTGGCGACGGCATCTGCCGAGCCAGGCACAAGTCCAATCGTTCGCGAGAATGTTTTCGGTTTGCCTGATTCGGCACCGAACGCGGGGCACTTGATGTTGGTCGGCGGTGGTCAACTGCCCGACAACATCGTCGCAGAGTTCATTCGCCTGGCCGGCGGCCGCGACGCGCGGCTGGTCGTGATTCCCTCGGCCGGTACCTGGCCCAGCGCGGAGCACGCGCGCGAAACATTCAAGCGTCGCTGGCAGCGGTTCGAAGTGGCCGAACTGGCCGTGCTGCATACCGACGATCCCGTCTTGGCCGATTCGCCTGAATTCACCAGGCCCCTGGAACGCGCCACGGGCGTGTGGCTGGCCGGCGGCGATCAAGGGCGCCTGGTCGATCGCTATCGCGCGCGGCGGGTCGAAACGCTGTTGCGCGAGTTGCATCAACGCGGTGGCATCATCGCCGGCACATCGGCCGGGGCCTCGGCCATGTCGAGCGTCATGATTCGCTACGGCACGCGGCAGCAGGCCGTGGTCGATCGCGGACTGGGCCTGGTCGACCGCGTCGTGGTCGATCAGCACTTCAGCCAGCGTGCCCGCCTGCCGCGCCTGACCGGCGTGCTCGACAACCATCCCGAACAGCTCGGCCTCGGCGTCGACGAGGAGACGGCCGTCGTGATGCGTGCCAACCGGCTCCGCGTGTTGGGCACGGGCCAGGTGACGGTGTGCTTTCCCAAGCCGGACTCGTCCGAACGGCGCGAGGTCCATCGCTTGCAGCCAGACGACGAAGCCGAGGTCTCGCTGCTGGCCGATGCGCCGCCACGTTGGACGGTGCGCTTCGCTCATCGCAGCGAAGAGGTCGAGGCCCGCAACGGCATGGACTGA